One window of the Triticum dicoccoides isolate Atlit2015 ecotype Zavitan chromosome 3B, WEW_v2.0, whole genome shotgun sequence genome contains the following:
- the LOC119277018 gene encoding uncharacterized protein At4g28440-like, whose protein sequence is MATAAAAKRKPVFVKVDQLKPVTSGHTLVAKVLSSKTVLQKARAAGGPGPAAKPTRIAECLIGDETGCVLFTARNDQVDVLKPGNTVIIRNAKIDMFKGSMRLAVDKWGRVEVTEPASFGVKEDNNLSLVEYELVNVEE, encoded by the exons atggccacggcggcggcggcgaagcggaAGCCGGTGTTCGTCAAGGTGGATCAGCTCAAGCCCGTCACCAGCGGCCACACGCTCGTCGCCAAGGTGCTCAGCTCCAAGACCGTCCTCCAGAAGGCCCGCGCCGCTGGCGGCCCCGGCCCAGCCGCCAAGCCCACCAGGATCGCCGAGTGCCTCATCGGCGACGAGACCGGCTGCGTCCTCTTCACCGCCCGCAACGACCAGG TTGATGTTTTGAAGCCTGGCAACACTGTCATTATCCGCAATGCAAAGATTGATATGTTCAAAGGTTCAATGAGGCTTGCTGTTGACAAATGGGGCCGTGTTGAAGTAACTGAACCAGCAAGCTTCGGTGTAAAGGAGGACAACAATCTTTCACTTGTGGAGTATGAACTTGTCAATGTTGAAGAGTGA